One Leopardus geoffroyi isolate Oge1 chromosome E1, O.geoffroyi_Oge1_pat1.0, whole genome shotgun sequence genomic window, aagaattttGTTGAAAACCACTAAATCTATGCATGCTTCTATTTTGCAAATGGTGTGCTACGTAAAAGTTCTACAAGATGATTACCTTTTAAAATCCCCCTCTAACCTGAGGGGGCACTAGTGTTCAAATATGTTAAGATGCTAGAGCAAAAATTCTTTAGCACAACTAGTAAGTACATTATTTACTAGTTGTTTAAGTGGATTTCACCAAAATTCTTCAAACAAGAGTACACTAAAAACTCTTTGTCTTTCCAGGGAGCcgtaaaattaatttatatggTGAAGATAAAAGCATTATAAGCACATTCTCactataaattattataaatacacCAGACATAAAATAAAGCTTCAATCtcaaaaagaagtttattttcagtttcttccaaATGCCCTTAGATCTCATGGAGGAAGTCCAACTATGAGCTCAAACTCAACCTCTCAACTTCTGTAGGTTTAAATCTTACTCTATTTTGAGCCTATTTTTAGGACAATTTGCAATGCTGACAACTGATTTTAGTCTAAAAGAATGATTTTCCCAACTTTTACATGTTACGTATTCAGggttgaataaaaaaatacttcttccAGGTTATTGTTGAATTAACTGATCTAGGTACCAGAGTTTTTGTTATACTTGCAAAAGTCATCTTTAAAGTTGCCACTGTATTGTTACAGACTCAACCTCACTAAAGGAAGCGTCTTTGTTTTAAACCCTGCATTCAACTCACAGCATCTATTCGTTACTTCCTCTTTTTGCTGTCTATTTACCAATTCCTGAGTAAAATGCAAATGTCCCTATAACATAGGAATGTTTTTGTCTGACTCAGGAGGTTAACTTTCTTTCTTGACCTctactattaaaaaaacataacaatCTTATATGCTTCAGGAAAACTGCAATGTCGCTAAACTCacaatttaactttatttctaaACTGGTTTAAATGCtcaaaataaattgttttgacaccacacaaattttaaatagactttaaaaaaaaaaaaaaaaaaagacgagagCCTGACAAGAAATTTCAtccttattttcttataaaagtaaaatcacaTCCCCTCAGGAATTAATCGCATGTTGTCATAATTTGATGCATTCTGGCACAGTACTAGAATCATAGAGCATATTAGCCAAACCATCCTAAGGATTTTCATGAAGCGTCAACATACCAAGGGTATGATAAAATTGATATGTTAAGTATATAAGTGCATTCACTCAACCAAAGAAGTCTATTATAATATTATGCCAGTCTAGTGTctactctcaaaaaaaataaggtttttttaaaaacacgttTTATGGGAAGTGCATATGTCATTTCCTCACCTGTCGTTCACAATAGGCTTTCATTAGTTTACTAAGTGGTGTATGCCTCTTAATCTTAAACTGCACCACAGAACCATCCTGCCCCGCCACCTTCAAATTAATATGATCGTTGTTCTCAGTCTTGACTCCTTcctgttgaaagaaaaataaaagtgtaatttggaaaatgtgaaaaacaaacacCTTTTAAAGTAGCAGCAGCCCAACTTGCTTCAGAAATCAACAGGTTTCTCATTCTGTATGATAAAAGAGCATACAGCTGTTTTCGGCCGCTGAAATCAATCTGAAAGATGAAAAATCCTGGAGCAACGACATTAAATAGctgtcacagaaacagaaaagaagccTTAACATGTAATACCATCAGCGATAACAATCGATTTTTAAAGATGGGTCCCACTCAATTTACTGTCAAGAACTCTTAAATCTGAATTTTCTAAAAGCATATTTtgcatctctctcaaaatatgtgtTTGCCccgaaaagattaaaaataagtgtCTTTTCCCTTTATAAAGTGCTTTAAGTACAGAATGCAAGGATAAAAATCTAGAGCTTGCAACTAATAACTCATTACAACTCTGTTAAAAAGTTACAAACTCTGTTTAGGAACTTAAATctcaactacattaaaaaaaacctaattgATGAATACCCGTCGGTTCTCTCTTCAAGCAGCGATAATAACTTAGAACCACTATTAATGTTCGCCTCTATGAGCAgcctcatttttgtttattttcagttcaGAGCTCttactctcccctcccctttgttGTCATGGGTCAAATGCAGTTTTCTTGCAACTCTTCCTTGTAAATTTCGACCCTACCTGAAgttcaccaaaatcaagagtagatgGAAATCTGTAGCCCCCAAATCACttcagaaaggaagggggagggggtgtcacAAAACAAATCAAACGAAAGTGCCGTGTGCCAGGAAGAAGTGTGCCCTAGTCCTCACGGAAAGAACCTCCCGGTGCCTCAAAACCCGCGTTAAAAAGTTAAGCCCTACCAAGTCTTTCTGCTCGCACATCTATCTGCCTCCCAACTTCTCGAAACCGCATGGTCTCCGCAGGTTAGGGGTTATCTGGCACGCAGGGAAATGCCCCTGCCCTGACCCCCTGGGGACCCTGAGGCCATCAAAGTGGGAAACACTTCCTGGGAGTCCCCCAAACCCCGGCCACTCGCGACGGCCCGATGGGGAACCCACCGACAGCCCATTGATTCGCCCCGAGCCCTCACCAGGCCAACGCGGCCCGGGGCAGGGGTCCCCAGATGCCGGCTACCCCCTCCCCTGAGGGGGAAGCCCCGGGCCGAGGGAACTCCCCGCCACCGCGAAGGCGGCAACACCCGCCGCGGCCCGGCGCGGGGTCCGCGGAGGGTGGGGACACCGCGCGCCCTAACGCCCCTCCGCACGCGCGCCCGGCCGGCCGGGCCCGACGAGCCCCGCTCGCGGCCGGTGGGCCCGCGGGCGTCCGCGATCCGCCCGCCCAACTCGCGCCCGGCGCGCACTCCGaggcggccgggggcgggggagggcggcgGGGCCTCCTCCGGcgcgggagggaggaagaggggagggaggaaaatggCGCGGAGCGCCCGGGCCTGAGCCGCGGCCAGCCCCGTGGGGGGCCCAGGAAGGCGCGGGGAGCCCGTGGCGGGCTCGGGCCGGACCCTAGCCCGCGCCGTGACCCCGACCGCGCGGCGAGGCGAGGAGGCCGGCGCCGAGCTCACCTTGGGCTTTTCGTCGGCCATGGCGAGCGCCGGAGTCTCCTCAGCTGCCGCTTCACAAAAGAGGTACCAGGTCCGCACCGAACGAGCACACAAGCAGCACCAGGAGCGGCAGAAGAAGGAGGCGGCAgcggtggaggagggagagggcgcGCGCACGCCGTgcgctccctccccccaccctgcgtGCGCGAGCACGAGCCGCCGGGGCTTCCCATTGGTTGCCAGCTCGCGGGAGCGCGCAACGCTTACataaccacccccaccccccgcctcgcACCGCCCCGGCCTGGGCCCGGCGCCCGCCAGGCCGGCGGGAAGAGGCGCGGACACGCGCACCCGGCCCGCCGCGGGGGCGCGCCTGGCTCTGGGCGGGGCTGTATTGTCCTCCTTCTGTGGTGGAGCTTAATCAAAATGGCTTCCAGCTGGTCCTCTGTGGGGACGAGGAGGCTTGAGGCCTAGACGTGAGACTCAGGCCGGGGAAGGCAGACTGACTagaggagaaagggggagccTAAGTCAAAGCCCTAGCATGAGGTTCTGGAAAAAACCCTCTTGTTTAGTGGCCTAAATGCAGCTTTCCACA contains:
- the SUMO2 gene encoding small ubiquitin-related modifier 2 isoform X1; its protein translation is MADEKPKEGVKTENNDHINLKVAGQDGSVVQFKIKRHTPLSKLMKAYCERQGLSMRQIRFRFDGQPINETDTPAQLEMEDEDTIDVFQQQTGGVY
- the SUMO2 gene encoding small ubiquitin-related modifier 2 isoform X2, yielding MCEQKDLEGVKTENNDHINLKVAGQDGSVVQFKIKRHTPLSKLMKAYCERQGLSMRQIRFRFDGQPINETDTPAQLEMEDEDTIDVFQQQTGGVY